GactttaattttaatttgcaaTTTATTGAAACACTCCCAATACTACGTATCACTCCAATACACATACTAGATTTCCGACAAGATAAAAAATGACTACATTCGATAATAATCAACATTCAGATCAGTTGGCttcaaaacaaattatttctttGATTCATAAAAACAGATTGTTCTCTTAGATATTGGGAGTGAACTAAAACTAAGTTTTTTCGAtcaatttttatcattagaaATACTTTTCTTAAAATCGTCTTACGTATATTTTATAGATTTTATAAAAGAATTCAATTATTCATTGCCACCAAATTATTTTGCGAAATATTTAAGACGTGTACTGAATTTCCCATACGCATACTAAATTTCCGACAAGATAAAAAATGACTACATTCGATGATAACTAACATCCAGATCAGTTGGCttcaaaacaaattatttttttgattCATACTAAAAACCGATTGTTTTCTTAGATATTTGTGGTGAACTAAAATTAAGCTTTTTCGATCAATGTTTATCTTTAGAAGTACTTTTCTTAATAACGtctaacgtttattttttagattttaTAAGAGTATTCAATTATTCATTGCCACCAAAttattttgcgaaaaatttaaGACGGTACTTGAAATGCTTGTCATTAACAATTACTATACCTTCAGCCTTGCTCTACTGATTCTATTTGAACATTATTCATGTCAAAATTGTGGAATGTTAAATTATTGTTCCAAACCAATgccatatttttaatttttaatcaatttagaatttgaatgaatttaaCTTTCTGGGCCAAAACCATAACCGTCATTAACCGTCTCTCACTCAAATTTCAATCTTACAGATAAGAATTGAACCccgtaattatttttttattattcataaagAAGTTCtgttaaaaaaacaatttggcATTAGAAAGAAGATCAACAATGTATTAAAGCCGCTTGATAGCCCAACTAAGATTCCATACTTAGAAGGTAGAACTATTCCAGATGAAAATCACGGTGCATTCGAAACTCCACACATTCTTTACAGTatatgaatgcatttttttttaatcatacAACAACCGTTATATGCTAACATCTCAATAAGATGTTCAAAAACAACCATTCAATTCAACAATTActattaacatttttttctaacattaattttatttccattaatAATTATGTTATAATATTATATCATAGTTAACATAAAAATGGAGGCTTTGGTAAGATGTTAAAATGCATCATAAACATCTCAACATAACGAAAACCATCAGAGCAGCAAACGATCGATAGCGAGCAGATAAAATCGTTCAACAATCACGCTCTAACTtgtgcagcaaaacaaacacagatAGCGACTTCTAGAAGATCATAGAATAGGCATGGAACAAAATAACATCCTTACCGTTTCAACCATACAAAGCGATCGTATCGAAACATCACACAACATGTGCGCTTATCTATTAGGTTCGTGCGCGATTACAACCCGCTGCGTTATGTATAAATACCTCGAACAATAAAGCTCATTACGGCACCAAAAACATCGACTTAAGTTGCCTCTATCAGTAATTCGATCCGAAACCCCCAACAATCACTCTCAGTGTCTCTCTCGCATCCCATTCCGAACGcaggaaacaaataaaaccagcaGAAAGATGCGATTCCGTGGCGCACATTCCCAAAAGCGCTATCTCGAGCTGTGCTGTTTGACAGCATTGGCCGCTCTGTCAGTTGTTATTACGCAACCTGCATCATCCGCAGCTGCAACGACGTCAGTCTCTTCTGGTAACGAAAGCGGTGCAGAGATGCAGAACCTCTCGACGCACATTCTCGACACAGCCCTCGGAAAACCGGCCAGAGAGGTGCCTGTTACGTTGTATCGTCAGGGACCGAACCAAACATGGACAAAAATCAGCACAGGTATTACTGATGAGGCCGGTCGGTTCCGAAACTTCTTTGACATTGGCCAACAGAAACTCCAAACGGGCGTGTACAAAATGCATTTTGATATCGAGCCCTATTTCCGCGGGCGCAACGTGGAGAGTTTATATCCATTCATTGAGGTATGTTACAGGAATGCAAAAGGAATAACGATCGTGA
This genomic interval from Anopheles nili chromosome X, idAnoNiliSN_F5_01, whole genome shotgun sequence contains the following:
- the LOC128728403 gene encoding probable 5-hydroxyisourate hydrolase R09H10.3; translated protein: MRFRGAHSQKRYLELCCLTALAALSVVITQPASSAAATTSVSSGNESGAEMQNLSTHILDTALGKPAREVPVTLYRQGPNQTWTKISTGITDEAGRFRNFFDIGQQKLQTGVYKMHFDIEPYFRGRNVESLYPFIEVVFAVSDASQHYHIPLILSPFGYSTYRGS